In Phragmites australis chromosome 24, lpPhrAust1.1, whole genome shotgun sequence, the following are encoded in one genomic region:
- the LOC133908036 gene encoding expansin-B3-like, with amino-acid sequence MASVCSKVVALGALFSLLVTYGSCARPVNFNASDFTADPNWDAARATWYGAPTGAGPDDDGGACGFKNVNLPPFSAMTSCGNEPLFKDGKGCGSCYQIRCVNHPACSGNPETVIITDMNYYPVAKYHFDLSGTAFGAMAKPGLNDELRHAGIIDIQFKRVPCNYPGQKVTFHVEKGSNPVYFAVLVEFEDGDGDVVQVDLMEGNSGSWTPMRESWGSIWRLDSNHRLQAPFSLRITNESGRTLVANQVIPANWVPNTYYRSIIQY; translated from the exons ATGGCCTCCGTCTGCTCCAAGGTGGTGGCGCTTGGTGCACTCTTCTCCCTCCTTGTCACGTATGGTTCGTGCGCTAGGCCGGTGAACTTTAACGCCTCCGACTTCACCGCCGACCCTAACTGGGATGCCGCCAGGGCCACCTGGTATGGCGCGCCCACCGGCGCCGGCCCTGACGACGACG GTGGTGCCTGCGGATTCAAGAACGTGAACCTGCCGCCATTCTCGGCCATGACGTCGTGCGGCAACGAGCCCCTGTTCAAGGACGGCAAGGGCTGCGGCTCCTGCTATCAG ATAAGATGCGTCAACCACCCTGCGTGCTCCGGCAACCCGGAGACGGTCATCATCACCGACATGAACTACTACCCGGTCGCCAAGTACCACTTCGACCTCAGCGGCACGGCGTTCGGTGCCATGGCCAAGCCTGGCCTCAACGACGAGCTCCGCCACGCCGGCATCATCGACATCCAGTTCAAGAG AGTGCCTTGCAACTACCCGGGGCAGAAGGTGACGTTCCACGTCGAGAAGGGCTCGAACCCGGTCTACTTCGCGGTGCTCGTCGAGTTCGAAGACGGCGACGGCGATGTGGTGCAGGTGGATCTCATGGAGGGCAACTCCGGGTCTTGGACGCCGATGCGCGAGTCGTGGGGATCCATCTGGAGGCTGGACTCCAACCACCGGCTGCAGGCGCCATTCTCGCTGCGCATCACCAACGAGTCCGGCAGGACGCTGGTGGCGAACCAGGTCATCCCGGCCAACTGGGTGCCCAACACCTACTACCGCTCCATCATCCAGTATTAG